Proteins co-encoded in one Ziziphus jujuba cultivar Dongzao chromosome 9, ASM3175591v1 genomic window:
- the LOC107425946 gene encoding pentatricopeptide repeat-containing protein At3g63370, chloroplastic, translating into MATSVPCLTYSTISYHYYHPMLKKTHALQLPHVSHKPIKIPSLKGTSKQGSLQEAFQSFGQTSLQFCLHEAYSSVLERCASEKALSQGQQIHAHMTKFFSVTDSVFLSTKLLFMYGKCGSLLNAHKVFDRMYDRTIFTWNAIIGACVSNGQPLQSLELYREMRLLGVTLDSCTFPCIARACGMLNDLRCGTEIHGLAIKYGFDSVVFVANSLVSMYAKCDDFIGARKLFDGITEMDDTVSWNSMISAYSANGQSTEALSLFREMQKVNLTVDAYTFVSALHACEDSLFGKLGKEIHAAVLKSSHCFDTYVGNALIAMYVRCGKMVDAARIFEDLERKDNVSWNTMLSGFVQNGLYNETLQLFYDMQHDGQKPDQVSVLNIIAASGRSGNLSYGKEVHAYAIKLGLDSDLRVGNTLIDMYARCSCVNLMQGAFDRMPIKDIISWTTVIAGYAQNDSHINALEMCQKVQTEGVDIDSMMIESILLACKGLKCVSLIKEVHGYTMRRGLDDLLLQNAIVSVYGECGLVDYANRIFELIECKDIVSWTSMISCYVNNGLANEAFELLDLMKGAEVEPDSVATMSILSAAASLSALMKGKEIHGFLIRKGFILEESVVSSLVDMYARCGSLGNAIKVYNSVSNKNIVLWTTMINAYGMHGHGKEAIKLFNGKEDERLVPDRITFLALLYACSHSGLVDDGKRYFDIMEKEYQLEPLPEHYACLVDLLGRANRLEEAYQFVSSMNGEATAEVWCALLGACQVHNNKELGEIAARKLLDLDPQNPGNHVLVSNFFATSGRWKDVQEVRKRMKGSGLKKNPGCSWIEVGNKVHAFMSRDKSHPQSEEIYMKLAQITEILEREAGYVAQVKLVLHNIEEEEKVEMLYGHSERLAIAYGLLETPGRTSIRITKNLRVCSDCHTFSKLVSKVFERELVMRDANRFHHFKGGVCSCGDFW; encoded by the coding sequence ATGGCTACCTCAGTCCCATGCCTCACCTATTCAACCATATCATACCATTATTACCACCCCATGTTGAAGAAAACCCATGCTCTTCAACTTCCTCATGTATCTCATAAACCCATCAAAATTCCTTCCTTGAAAGGCACTTCTAAGCAAGGAAGTCTCCAGGAAGCTTTTCAGTCATTTGGCCAAACTTCACTTCAGTTCTGTCTCCATGAAGCTTATTCATCTGTTCTTGAACGTTGCGCAAGCGAAAAAGCTCTATCGCAAGGGCAACAAATTCATGCTCATATGACTAAATTTTTTTCTGTGACTGATTCTGTGTTTCTGAGTACTAAACTTCTGTTTATGTATGGAAAATGCGGCTCCCTTTTGAATGCTCATAAGGTGTTCGATAGAATGTACGATAGAACGATTTTTACTTGGAATGCGATTATTGGAGCATGTGTTTCAAATGGCCAGCCTTTGCAATCGCTTGAACTGTATAGGGAAATGCGGCTTTTGGGAGTTACTCTTGACTCATGTACATTTCCTTGTATAGCGAGAGCTTGTGGCATGCTTAACGACCTCCGTTGTGGGACTGAGATTCATGGTCTGGCTATCAAATATGGTTTTGATTCCGTCGTGTTTGTTGCCAATTCACTGGTTTCTATGTATGCAAAGTGTGATGATTTTATCGGGGCAAGGAAGTTATTTGATGGTATAACTGAGATGGACGATACTGTGTCGTGGAACTCTATGATTTCAGCGTATTCTGCAAATGGGCAATCTACAGAGGCACTAAGTCTTTTTAGAGAAATGCAGAAGGTGAATCTCACCGTAGATGCTTATACCTTTGTCTCTGCTCTTCACGCCTGTGAGGATTCACTTTTTGGCAAGCTGGGTAAGGAGATCCATGCTGCTGTTTTGAAATCGAGTCACTGCTTTGATACTTATGTGGGAAATGCACTAATTGCTATGTATGTTAGATGTGGTAAAATGGTTGATGCTGCAAGAATCTTTGAGGACTTAGAGCGCAAGGATAATGTCTCATGGAACACCATGCTGTCTGGTTTTGTCCAAAATGGCCTGTACAATGAAACTCTGCAGTTGTTCTATGATATGCAGCATGATGGTCAAAAACCTGACCAGGTTTCAGTATTAAATATCATTGCAGCATCTGGTCGATCAGGGAATCTATCGTATGGAAAGGAAGTTCATGCTTATGCAATAAAATTAGGATTAGATTCTGATTTGAGGGTTGGAAACACACTAATAGATATGTATGCTAGGTGTTCATGTGTAAACTTAATGCAGGGTGCGTTTGATAGGATGCCTATTAAAGATATCATTTCTTGGACGACAGTTATTGCTGGCTATGCTCAAAATGATAGTCACATAAATGCCTTGGAAATGTGCCAAAAGGTGCAAACGGAAGGGGTTGATATTGATTCAATGATGATTGAAAGCATTTTGCTAGCTTGTAAAGGCCTGAAATGTGTTTCCCTGATAAAAGAAGTTCATGGTTACACCATGAGAAGAGGTTTAGATGATCTACTGCTACAAAATGCAATTGTCAGTGTATATGGAGAGTGTGGATTAGTAGATTATGCAAAtcgaatatttgaattgattgAATGTAAAGACATCGTTTCTTGGACGAGCATGATATCTTGTTATGTTAATAATGGTCTTGCAAATGAGGCATTTGAACTTTTAGACCTAATGAAAGGAGCTGAAGTTGAACCCGATTCGGTAGCAACCATGAGTATACTATCAGCTGCTGCCAGTTTATCTGCCTTGATGAAAGGAAAAGAGATTCATGGATTTTTAATTAGAAAGGGCTTCATCTTAGAGGAATCTGTTGTAAGCTCTTTAGTGGATATGTACGCCCGCTGTGGTAGTTTAGGGAACGCAATCAAGGTATATAACTCTGTTAGCAACAAGAATATAGTTCTTTGGACTACGATGATTAATGCATATGGAATGCATGGTCATGGCAAGGAAGCTATTAAGTTATTTAATGGGAAGGAGGATGAAAGATTGGTGCCTGACAGAATTACCTTTTTAGCACTTCTATATGCTTGCAGTCATTCGGGTTTGGTTGATGACGGTAAaagatattttgatattatggaAAAAGAATATCAGTTAGAGCCATTGCCGGAGCATTATGCCTGTCTGGTTGACCTGCTTGGCCGAGCCAACCGCTTGGAAGAGGCGTACCAATTTGTGAGTAGCATGAATGGTGAAGCTACCGCTGAAGTATGGTGTGCTCTCCTTGGGGCTTGCCAGGTTCACAATAATAAAGAACTAGGTGAAATTGCAGCAAGGAAGCTATTAGACTTGGATCCACAGAATCCAGGAAACCATGTGCTGGTATCTAATTTCTTTGCTACCAGCGGAAGATGGAAAGATGTACAGGAAGTGAGGAAGAGAATGAAGGGAAGTGGGTTGAAGAAAAATCCTGGATGTAGTTGGATTGAAGTTGGAAACAAGGTTCACGCATTTATGTCAAGGGATAAATCCCATCCTCAGTCTGAAGAGATTTATATGAAATTAGCTCAAATTACTGAGATATTGGAAAGGGAAGCAGGTTATGTGGCTCAAGTCAAATTGGTTTTGCATAATattgaggaagaagaaaaagttgaGATGCTTTATGGACATAGTGAGAGGTTGGCCATTGCATACGGTCTGCTTGAAACTCCTGGTAGAACCTCTATCCGAATCACAAAGAATCTTCGGGTTTGCAGTGATTGTCATACGTTCAGCAAATTAGTCTCAAAAGTGTTTGAGCGAGAACTAGTTATGAGGGATGCCAATAGATTCCATCATTTTAAGGGTGGCGTCTGTTCTTGTGGCGATTTCTGGTGA